The following nucleotide sequence is from Rubrobacter radiotolerans DSM 5868.
GGGCTCTCGGCAAAGACCAGCCCGATGGCGTCCGCCCCCGCTCGCGCCGCAAGCCGCGCATCCGAGACGCTCGTTATCCCGCAGACCTTCACAAAGACCATGCCTGCGAGTTTACTCTTTATTTACGGGAGAACTAGGGACGACGAGTCCCGTCAGGGCCTCTCACCGAGCAGTGCCTCGGCCATCTCCAGCAGCGGAGGCACCTCGTTACGCACGATGCCCCAGATAATGGCGGGATCCACGTCGGCGTAGGCATGGATTATCCGGTTCCGGAAGCCGACGATCTGACGCACGTCACCGATGTACTGTTCCATCTCGGGGAAGCGCCGCGCCGCCTGGCTAACGGCTTCACCCACTATTGAGAGCTCGCGTTCTACCGCCCGGCGGAGCATCCTATCCTCCTTGTAGTCAGAGAAGGAGCGGCCTTGGGTGAACTCCAGGATTGCCCGGCACGAGTCCGCAATGTCCCACAGGTAGGACTCCTGGCTACGTCGCGACATACAAGGTGTCCTGCCCGGCCTCCATCTCTCGACGCAGGTAGGGATTGCGGACGGCCCCGACCTCCACAAGGTCTACGGGCCTCCCGAAAAGCTCTTCAAGGTCTCTCAGGAGTCCGAAGTACGAAGAGGCGTGCTCCTCGGGGCTCATGGACGAGAAGCTCACGGCGAAGTCGAGGTCGCTCCTCTCCGGATCGAAGTCTTCCCGCACAGCGGACCCGAAAAGCGCCAGACGCTCGACCCCGTAACGCTCACACAGGGCCTCGATCTCGCATCTCTTGCTCTTGATGATGCTCACCGTCATGGAGGTATTGTACTTTGCGCCGGATCGAGTCCGCTAGCCGGGGAAGACCGCTCCGGAGGAGCTTAGCCTTCAAGGAGCTTCGCCTGTCCCGCCGTGCGAACGTCGCTTTCCAGAGCCGCGAGCGCGCCGACCTCTCCGAGCTCGTCGGCCGTTATCATCTCCGAGGAGCAGATCCGTTCGAGCAGCCCGGCCTGAGCTTCTTCCAGCTCGACAAGCCGCCCGAGAACGTTCAGCGCGTTCAGAAGCTCGCTCGTGTACTCGGCGGGCCAGCTCTCGGGCTGCACCTCCCCGAGCTTCGACGGCGGGCGACGGTCGCCGATGATCGGTCGCTCGCGGTTCGCCCTGCGGTAGCTGAACCACTGCCTGAGCACCTGCTTGCCGGAGACCTCGTACTCCCACACCCGCCGGTCCACGTTCTCCACGTACCCGTCCCCGACGTGCAGCCTGCGGCTCCCGGCGTCGTAGAGGATCTCGTCCGGCATCGAGCCCTGCGGTATCGCGCCGTCCGCCGGTATACGGGGCGCGTCCGCAAGGCGGGGCGGTCTCGCCGGTCGGCTCGCCCCAGCGTCCGCGAACCGCTCGCCGAAGGTGTGAAGCCACACGATCTCCCGCCCTATCTCCGCGGCCTCGAAGAAAAGCTCGTCGCTCGCCGTTACGGGTACGCGCAGCCCCGGCTGAACGAGGTCCGCGCGGAACCGCTCCGTGAACGCCGGGTGTGCCGCGACCGCCGCGACGTAAGCCAGAAAGTCCTCCGCCCCGACGTCTCACCGAGCGTAAGCCCCATGCCTGATACCTCGCTTCACCGACGCCATTCGCAAAATGCTTCCATCCGCAAAATAAAACTCAAGGCTCTTTTGACTACAGTACGGCAACGCATGAGCCGGGGCAACCACTCAGGAAAGGCGCGCTTCTTTTCTTAGCGGGTGGCTTCCTTTGCACGTTTCCGGTCGAGGTAGTTCATTACGGGGACGCCGGTTACGCCGTGGACGACTATGGAGGTGATGATCACGAACGCGGTCATTGCCCAGAGGAGGTCCTCTTGCGGGAACCCGGTCTCGCTGAAGGCGTAGGCGAGGTAGAAGACGCTCCCGATGCCCCGGATACCGAAGAAGCTCATGGCGGCCCGCTCGCGAAGAGGGAGCCGCTTTCTTGCAAGGGAGAGCCCGACCATACCGGCAATCGGGCGGACAAGGAAGATCACCGCGAGCCCGACAAGGACTGCTTCAAAGGTGAGCGGGGCGAGGATACCGCCGGCCACCGCGCCGCCGAGCGCGATGACGATACCGGCGGTGAGGATCAGCTCGGCCTGCTCGGTAAAGACGTGCAGCGAGCCGTGGTAGTCGTGGTCGCGCTCGTAGTTTCGCATCGTGAACGCGGCAACGAAGACCGCGACGAAGCCGTAGCCCGAGAGCGACTCCGTAAGGCCGTAGACGAGAAGCGTCGCCGCGACGGCGCTCACGCCGGTTATCGCGCGGGCAATCTCGGTCTTTGCGGGGGTCGCGAGGATCGTCCTCGCGGCGAGCCTCCCGGAAAGAAAGCCGAGAAGGAGACCGAGGGCGATCTTGTACGCAACCTCGACTGTGAGCCAGCCCCAGACCCACTCCCCGATGATCGCCCCGCTGGTTGCGATAAAGATCGCCGCGTAGGTGAACGGGAAGGCGAGCCCGTCGTTCAGCCCGGCCTCCGAGGTCAGGGCGAAGCGAACCTCGTCCTCCTCCTCGCCGGTCGGTCCCTGCTCTTTTGTCGTCTCCTCATAGCCCTCGCCGGGGGCTCCGACCTGTATCTCGGAGGCGAGCACCGGGTCCGTCGGCGCGATCACGGCCCCGAGAAGAACCGCCGCGGCCGGAGCGAGCCCGACGGCCCACCACCCGAGTACGGCCGTCGCAAGGATGGTGAGCGGCATCGTTATCGCAAGGAGCGCCCACGTCGTGCGCCAGGACCTGAGGCCGAACGGCCGGTCTATCTTCAGGCCCGCGCCCATGAGGGAGACGATCACCCCCAGCTCCGCGAGGTGGAGCGTTACGCTGTTGTTCGCGGCCGGGTCCGGGTCGCGAATCCCAAGGGGGAGCGCGAACGCGACAAAGCCCGTGGCGAGCAGGATCATGGGCAGCGAGACCGGGCGCTTCTCAAGCAGGTTAGGAAGGAGCGCGGTCGCAAGAAAGGCGATACCGAGCACCGCGAGCACCACGTCGTAATCTTCGAAGAACGTCACGCTTTCCGGCCTTTCCAGGGTCCAGGGAAAAGTCCAATCAGACTCCGGGCCGGAAGTCTATACCGTGCGCGGGTGGATCAGCCGTGTCTCAGGACACCCGACTACAACCCCGCAACGGCGGACTTACCCGCCGATCTCGCGCAGACGCCGGACAAGCTCCGGGTTCCGCATCGCCGCCTCCCCGACAAGCACCGCGTCGGCCCCGGCCGCGCGCATCCTCCGGCCATCCTCCGCAGACGTGATCCCGCTCTCGGCGACGCGGACCTTCCCTTCGAGCAAGGGGGAGATCCGCTCGAACGTCCCGAGGTCGACCGTGAAGTCCCGGAGGTCGCGGTTGTTCACCCCGACAACCTCCGCCCCGGCCGAAAGCGCGACCTCGGCCTCCTCCTCGTCGTGCACTTCGACAAGGGCTGCAAGGCCGACCTCCCGCGCAAGCCGGATGTAGCGCGCGAGGGACGCCTCATCGAAGAGCGCAACGATAAGGAGCACCGCGTCGGCGCGCGTCCCCGCTTCGAGCACCTGCACCTCGTCCACCGTGAAGTCCTTGCGGATAACCGGAAGCTCGACCGCCTGGCGCGCGGCGTCGAGGTCCCCAAGCGTCCCCTTGAACCGCTCGGGCTCCGTGAGGACCGAGAGGCAGCTAGCTCCCCCGGACCCGTAGAGTCGGGCCTGCTCGGCCGGGTCGGCCTCCCGGATAAAGCCGACCGACGGCGAGGCACGCTTTATCTCGGGGATCACGGCAAGGTTCCCGTCCGTGAGCGCCCCGGCGAAGTCGCGCTTCGGGAACGCAAGTGCTCGCCGGTACAGCTCGTCCGGGTCAACGGCGCGCTTCAAATCCTCCGCGCGCGCCTTCGCCGCGCGGGCAAGCCCTTCGAGGACGCTCGGGACCTCTCGCTCGCTCACTGGCGCGCGAGCCTCCGCGTTGCGGCGACGAAGTCCCGGAGCGCGGCCGTCGCGGCCCCGCTCTCAACGGCCTCGCGCGCCCGCTCGACGCCCGATGCCAGGCTCTTCGCCCGTCCCCCGGCAAAGACGGCGGCTCCGGCGTTCAGAAGGACGATGTCCCGGGCCGCGCCGCGCTCCTCGCCGGAGAGCACGTCCCGCAGGATGCGGGCGTTGAGCTGCGCGTCGCCGCCGACAAGGTCCCGAAGCGGATAGCGCGAGAGGCCGAACTCCCCGGGCTCGACGTCGTACTCTTCAAGATGCGTCCCCTCGACCCGGCAGACAAGGGTCCGGTCGGAGACGGTCAGCTCGTCGAGGCCGTCGCGCCCGTGGACGACGAGCGCCCGGTCCACACCGAGCCCGGCGAGCGCCTCGGCCATCGGCCGGACAAACTCCCCTGAGAAGACCCCGACAACGAGGCGGCGCGCCCCGGCCGGGTTCGTGAGCGGCCCGAGAAGGTTGAAGATCGTCCTGAACGGAAGCCCCGCCCGCACGGGAGCCACGTGGCGCATCGCCGGGTGGTGCGTCCGGGCGAACATGAAGCCTATCCCGGCCTCCTCTATGCACCGAGAGACCGCCTGCGGCGAGAGCTCTATCTCCGCTCCGAGGGCTTCGAGCACGTCCGCGCTTCCGGAGCGGCTCGTAGCGGCCCGGTTGCCGTGCTTAGCGACCGTAACGCCCGCTCCCCGGGCAACAAAGGCGGCGGTGGTGGAGACGTTGATCGTCCCCTTCGCGTCTCCGCCGGTTCCGACGATGTCCGTCGCGTCCTCCGGAGCCTCGACCTTCGCGCTGAAGCGGCGCATCGCGCGGGCGAAGCCGAGAATCTCCTGCGGGGACTCGCCCCTCACCCGCAGCGCCGTGAGAAGCGCCGCGGTCGCCTCCGGCGGGACGGTTCCGGACATGATCTCCTCCAGGGCCCGCTCGGCCTCGACGCCGCTCAGGGCCTCGCCGTCCGCAACCTTCCGCAGGGACTCCCGGAGCACTACCGTTCCTCCGCCGCTTCCCCCTGCGGGAAAAGAAAGTTCTTGAGAAGATCGCGCCCGCTCTTGGTCATGATGCTCTCTGGGTGGAACTGGACCCCCTCGACGGCGAACTCCCGGTGCCTCACGCCCATTATGACGCCGTCCTGTGAGCGGCTCGTCACGACGAGGCACTCCGGAAGGCTCTCCGGGTCTATGACGAGCGAGTGGTAGCGCGTGGCGGTGAAGCCCTGCTCCATCCCCCGGTAGACGCCCTCGCCGTCGTGGTCTATCTTCGCGGTCTTGCCGTGGACCGGCTCCCCGCGCACGATCCTCGCTCCAAAAGCCTGCCCGATCGACTGATGCCCGAGACACACCCCGAGCAGCGGGACCTTCCCCGCGGCGGCTTCTATAAGGTCGACGGAGACCCCGGCCTCGTTCGGAGTGCAAGGACCGGGGGAGATCACGATTCTGTCCGGCGCGAGCGCGAGCACCTCCTCGGCCGAGAGCTCGTCGTTCCTTCTCACCACGACCTCAGCCCCGAGCTCCCCGAGGTACTGCACGAGGTTGTAGGTAAACGAGTCGTAGTTGTCTATAACGAGCACGCGCATGGAAGGGGATTCTACCGGATATGTCCCGGCCGGTATCCCGGTCGGGTAACCTGTTACGCTCAGGGAAGGCGAGACCGACACAGGACGACGGGAGGCTCTGCATGACGCTGCTCATAACCGAGGCCGAGGTCGAGGGTCTGCTCGACATGCAAACGACCCTCGAAGCCGTTGAGGGGGTCTTCCGCCAGCAGGGGGCGGGGCTTGCGACGAACCGCGCGCGCCGGCGGGTCCACTACCCGGGAGGCCAGCTGAACGTGATGTTCGCCGCCGCTCCGGAGATAGAGGCCGCCGGAGCGAAGGCGTACACGGTCTCCCGCAACGGCGCGCGCTTCTACACGCTCCTCTTCGAGCCCGAAAGCGGACACCTGCTCGCCCTGATCCAGTCCGACAGGATGGGCCAGCTCCGCACCGGAGCAGCAACGGGCGTCGGCGTCAGGTACCTCGCCCGTCCGGACGCGACGACCCTCGGGCTCTACGGGACGGGCTGGCAGGCCGAGAGCCAGCTGGAGGCCGTAGCGGCCGTCCGGGACCTCTCGCGCGTTACGGTCTACAGCCGCACGCAGGAGAAACGGGAGAGCTTTGCATCGAGGATGGGCGAGCGGCTCGGCCTGGAGGGGATTATCACGACGACCGACAGACCGGAGGAACCCGCCTCAGAAGACCTCGTCGTCACGGTTACGTCCTCGAAGGAACCGGTCCTCAGGGGCGAGTGGCTCAGGCCCGGCGCCCACGTAACGGCCGCCGGGTCGAACTCGCTGCTCAAGAGCGAGGTCGACCGGGACACGCTCCGGCGCGCGAGCCTCGTATGCGTCGACTCGCGCGAGGTGCTCGGCCTCGAAGCCGGGGACCTCCTCGCGCCACTGGAGTCGGGGACGATCATGCCGGAGGCCGTCTACGAGCTCTCGCACGTCGTCGCGGGACTTCATCCGGGCCGCCGCTCGCCGGAGGAGATCACCTTCTTCGCCAGCCAGGGCCTCGCCCTCGAAGACCTCGCCGTCGCGCGCATCGTCTACGACCGGGCCGTCGAGCGGGGTCTCGGGCGGGAGATCGACTTCTAGACCCTCCTCAAACTCCCGCCGCAGACAGAGAGGCCGCGCCGGAGCTTTACCCGGCGCGGCCCTGATGCTTCAGCTGTTTTTCGGCTAGAGAAGGAAGGACTTGATCCTCTCCCAAAGCCCGCCGTTCTCCTCGGAGAAGTCGCGGTAGCTGACGACGCGGATGCCGTCCTCTTCCTCGATGATCCTCTCCGCGTCCTCTGCGGAGTAGGTCTGGCCGTAGCGCTCGGAGAGCCCGGCATCGAGCACGGCCTCCTCGGTGTCGAAGACGAGCGCAAATCCGGTGTCCTCGCTCGGGTCGTCCTCGGCGTAGTACTCGACGAGCAGCGTCCCGCCCTCGGGGACGTTCTCCTCGTCGCGCAACTCGTCGGCGATGAGCCTCAGATCTCCCTCGCGCTCGGCGTCGGTCACGACGCTGAGGCTCTGCACTCCGGCGGCCCCGGCGCTGTCGACGACCTCATAGTACGGGACGTCCCCCGCGCCCTGCGCCTCGACCGGCTGCGTGTAAACGAGCGCGCCCCCGAGAAGCAGACCGCCGGAGATCACGACCCCCGCAACGGTTCTTTTTCCTGCCCTGCCGATAAGTGAAGTCAAGGACCCCCTCCTTGTCTTTTCTCTTTGCCGCCGACGTGCCTCTGACCGAGCCCTGCCTGCTAAGTTTCGACGGAACGCACACCTTACCACACGTCCCTCGCCGCTTTCTACGAACCCTCCGGCGCCGGCGCCGTCGAGCTCCGGACAACGAGCCGCGTCCGGAACGTCTTGTGCCGCTCCGTCGTCCTTGCCTCCCTCCCCTCCAGGCGCGCGACGAGCATCCTTCCGGCCAGTAGCCCTTTCTCCGTATGGGGCTGGCCGACGGTCGTGAGCGGCGGACTCGTCCGTGCGGCCTCGGGAACGTCGTCGTAGCCGACAACGGAGAGGTCTTCCGGCACCGAGAGCCCGGCCTCCCGCGCGGCCTCGTAGACGCCGAAGGCGAGCTGGTCGGAGAGCGCGAGCACCGCGCTCGGGCGCGGCCTCAGGCGAAGAAGCTCCTCTGCGGCGCGGCGGCCCCACTCCGGGGTGTTCTCCCGGCACTCAAAGACGGGGACCGCGCTCCACGGCACGCCCGCCGCCTCGACCTGCTCCCGGTACCCCGCAAGGCGCGCGAGCGTGTTCGCGTGCGTCGCCCGCCGGAGTCGCTCCTCCCCGATAAGCCCCCCGACCGGCCCGGCTCCAAGCTCGAAGGAGACGACCCCGAGCCTCCGGTGCCCGAGGTTCAAAAGGTGCTCGGCCGCCGCTCGCGCTCCGCCCCGGTCGTCCACCCCGACCGTCGGCGCGCCGCCGGGCTCTGGCGGGTTGTCCACAAACACGACCGGAAGCCCCCGCCCGACAAGCGACCCGACGAGCGGGTCGCCGTGATCTATGCAGTACGTTATAAAGCCGTCCACGACCGCCTCCGAGACGGCCGCAGCCTCCCGCCCCTCTGCGGGACCTCCCGGAAGCAAAAGCATCCCGAGCCCGGCCTCCTCCGCCGCAAGCGAGACCCCCTGCAAAAACATCACCGCCGCCGGATCGGTGAACGCGTAGGAGAGCCGGTCCGAGTACAGGATGCCGACCGCCCCCGCTCGGCGACGCCTGAGGCTCCGCCCCAGCGGGTCCGGACCCGCATACCCGAGCCGCCCGGCCGTCTTGAAGATGCGCTCCCTCAACTCTTCGGAGAGCTGATCCGGCCGGTTGTACGCGTTCGAGACCGTCGCAACGGATACCCCGACCTCCGCCGCAACTTCCCGCAACGTCGCTCGCCTGAGAGTCGCTCCGACCCTTCTTCCCGGCTCCTCTCCCTCGCCGCTCTTGACTCCCATAAAAGAGATGCTACCTTGCTTAAACGATTAAGTAAACAGCGACGGAGTGGCGGAGAGGCGTTGGGAGCGGCGTGAGTTCGGGAGGAGAGCGGAGAGGGAGAGAGGTTGCGGCGCGCTTGCGATGGGCGCGGTTTGCGGTCTTGAGCATCTTCTTCTTGAACGGGTTCGGGTTTGCAAGCTGGGTTGTGCGGATACCGGCGGTTCAGGAGAGCGTCGGGGTCGGGGCCGGGGCGCTCGGGCTGGCGCTGCTAGGTTTGGCGGGCGGGGCGCTCTTTGCGATGCCGACGGTCGGGGCGCTCATCTCGCGGTTCGGGAGCCGGCCGGTAACGGTCGGGACGCTCTTTCTCTTTGCCGCGCTTCTTGCGCTGCCGACGCTCGCGGGCGGGCTGGCGCCGCTCTTTCTCGCGCTGCTCGTCGTCGGGGTCAGCGCCGGAGGTCTGGACGTCTCGATGAACGCCCACGCCGTCGCGGTCGAGAAGCGTTATGAGAGGCCGATCATGTCCTCCTTCCACGGCTTCTTCAGCCTCGGCGGGCTCTTCGGGGCCGTAACCGGCGGGGTGGTCGCGGAGCTTGGGGTGGGACCGACGGCGCACCTGGCCGGGGTAGCTGCGATCACCGCGCTCGCCGGAGTCTTTATCGTGCGGCACATGCTCCCGGCCTCCGAGGACCGGGGGACAAGAGAGGAGGGAGCGGAGCCGACCCCGACGTTCGTCCGCCCGACGCGGGCGCTGCTCGGTCTGGGGATGATCTCCTTCTGCGTCCTTGTCGGCGAGGGGGCGATGGCCGACTGGAGCGCGGTCTACCTGAGCGGCACGCTCGGGACCGGACCGGGCTTCGCCGCCGCGGGCTACGCCGTCTTCTCGCTCGCGATGACCGTCGCGCGCTTTACCGGCGACCGGGTAACGGCAAGGGTCGGGGCGAAGAGGATCGTCCGGGGCGGAGCGTCGCTCGCCGCCGTCGGGCTTGCGGCCGGGCTTCTTGCGGGGAACCCATACCTCGCGCTCCTCGGCTTCGGGTGCGCCGGGCTCGGGTTCGCCGTGATCTTCCCGATCGCCCTGAGCGCCGCCGGACACGCCCGCGACCTTCCGCCCGGGCCGGCGCTCGCCGCCGTCGCGACGGCCGGGTACTTCGGCTTTCTTGTCGGGCCGCCGACGATCGGGTTCGCCGCCGAGATCGTCGGGCTCGGAGGCGCGCTCTTTATCGTTGTCGCCCTGAGCGCGACCGTCTCGCTGCTCGCCGGGACCGTCGAGAAGAGCGGCAAGAAGAAGCCGGCGAGCGAGGCCGCAGCCTGAGTCGTCCCCGTCGCTAGAATGCGTCCGGGGAGCGGAAACAAGAGCTAGAACGAAGAGGAGAAGAGCATGCCGGAGAACGTGACCGACCCGATCGGTAAGGGCACCTACAGTCCCGTCGGGGACGCGACCCTCACCGACCACGACGGCCGGACGCTGCGCTTCAAGGCCGGCGCTACGACCGTGGAGGTGACGGCCCTCGCCAAAGACCTCTTCCGCGTCGGGGCCTTCCCGAACAGCCGCCCCCCGAGCTACGCCTCCGAGGCCGTCTTCAGGACCGAGTGGCCCGAGGTCCCGGCCCGGATGGAGTCCGTCGAGGGCGGGTTCACGCTCGCCACGGAAGAGGCGACGGTCCACGTGGAGACCTCGCCGCTGCGCGTGAGCTTTATCCGGCCCGACGGAGAGACCTTCTGCGCCGACGACAAAAGCCGGGGGATGGGCGCGTACACGACCCCCGGCGCGGACGTGTTCACCAAGCCCTTCGGCGAGGCGGTGCGTCTGAACAAGCGCCGCGCGGCGGACGAGCGGACCTTCGGCTGCGGCCAGAGAAGCGGAGCGTTCGAGAAGAGCAACACCCGCCAGACCTTCTACAACGTGGACCCGCCCGAGGGTCAACTCCCCTCCTACGACAACCTATACTCCTCGACCCCGTTCACGATAACCCTCCAGGGCGGGCGGGCGCACGGGCTCTTCTTCGACAACCCCCGCCACACCGTCTTCGACCTCGGGAAGGAGGACCCGGAGGTCAACTCCTACGAGTCGCGCGGCGGAGACATCGTCTACTACGTGTTCACCGGTCCGAGCCCGCGGGAGGTTATACAGAGCTACACCGAGCTTACGGGAAGGACCCCGATGCCCCCTCTGTGGTCGCTCGGCAACCAGCAGTGCCGCTGGAGCTACGAGACGGCCGACGAGGTCAGGCGCATAGCGAAAGAGATGCGCGAGCGCAACATCCCGTGTGATGTGATCTACCTCGACATCGACTACATGGACGGCTACCGGGTCTTTACCTGGGACCCCGAAGCCTTCCCCGAGCCGGAGAAGCTCCTCTCCGAGCTTAGGGAGAGCGGCTTCGAGGTCGTCGCGATCGTCGACCCGGGCGTGAAGGTAGATGAGGACTATCCCGTCTACACCGAGGGCCGCGAGCGCGGCTACTTCGTGCAGAGCGCCGTCAACACCGAGTATCACAACGTTGTCTGGCCCGGGCTCTGCGCCTTCCCGGACTTCGCCAGCGAGGACGTCCGGAAGTGGTGGGGCGAGAACCACCGGGGTATGATCGAGTCTGGCATCTCCGGGATCTGGTGCGACATGAACGAGCCCTCGCTCTTTGTTCCGCACCAGTCAACGATGCCCGAGAGCGCCGTCCACGCCTCAGGCCCCGAGAGCGTCCGCCACGGCGACCTACACAACACCTACGGACAGCTTATGGCAAAGGCCGTCCGCGAGGGCTTGCTCGACATCCAGCCCGACAAGCGCCCGTTCGTAATAAGCCGGGCCGGGTACGCAGGTCTCCAGCGGCACGCGATGCAGTGGATGGGCGACAACTCCTCGTGGTGGGAGCACCTCCACCTCTCGATGCCGCAGCTCATGAACGTCGGGCTCTCGGGCGTTGCGAACACCGGCGTGGACATCGGCGGCTTCTTCGGCGACACCGACGGCGAACTCCTCGCCCGCTGGACGGAGTTCGGGGTCTTTCAGCCCTTCTGCCGCAACCACTCGGCGAAGGGGACGGTAAGCCAGGAGCCGTGGGCCTTCGGGGAGCCCTACGAGTCGGTTTGCCGGGCCATGCTCTCCCTCAGGATGCGCCTTTTGCCCTACCTCTACACGCTCTTCGAGGAGTCGCACCGCACGGGGGCGCCGATCCTTCGTCCGCTTCTCTACGAGTACCCCGAGGACGAGCGGACCTACAACGCCGACGACGAGTTCCTCTTCGGCTCCTCGGTGCTCGTAGCACCGATCACCCGCCCCGGCATCAACCACCGGAGCGTCTACCTTCCCGAGGGCCGCTGGTTCCACTACTGGAGCGGCGAGGTCCTCGATGGCGGGCGGCCCGTCCTTGCCGACGCTCCGCTCGGTCAGCCCCCGGTCTACCTCAAGGAAGGCCACGCGCTCCCGCTCGGCCCCGTAAGGATGAACACGAAGGAGAGCCCGGACGCTCCGCTCACGTACATGGTTCACGCCTCCGGAACCGCGGACTTCCGGGCCGAGACGCACCTCTACGAGGATGCCGGGGACGGCTTCGCCTACAGGGATCGCGGCGAGTACGCTCGTCGCTCCCTTACAACACAGGCCGCGAGCGGTGAGCTTGTCTTCAACCTCGGGGAGCGAGAAGGCGCCTATGTCCCGGCCCGAGAGACGGTCCTTGTCGAGGTTCGCGGCCTCGCCGGAGCCCCGGCCGCCGTCGAGGTGGACGGCAGCGAGGCCGACAGTAGCTTCGAGGAAGGCGTCCTGCGTCTGAGCCTCCCGGAGAGTGCCGAGGAGAAGACGGTCCGCATCCGGCTCCGGAGATGAGCCCGGAACCGGCCCACCTCGAAGAGCTCTCTGCCCGGCTCCCCGCCTCTAGGGTTCCGGCCGGAGAAGGTCGGCGAGGTGCGGGTCGGTGAAGTCCGCTACGGTAGTGAAGGCCCCGGCGGCGAGAAGGAACTCCGGCTCCTGGGTCGAGGCGACGCCGACGGTCGGGACTCCGGCGGCGAGCGCCGAGGCGATGCCGCTGCGCGAGTCCTCGAAGACGAGCGCCTCCTCCGGAAGGACGCCGAGCCTCGCAAGGGCCTCCAGATAGGGCTCGGGGCTCGGCTTTCCGGCGCTTACGTCATCGGCGGAGACGATCGGCGAGAAGAGCTCCCCGAGCCCGAGGGCTTCGATCACGGCGACCGCGTTCGCCCGGGGCGCGTTCGTAACGAGGGCGGAGCGGATGTCCCGGCTACTTGCAAAGCGGATCAGGTCCACAAGCCCCGAAGTCGGCTCCAGCCCCCCGACCCGCGCCCGAAAGTGGGACTCCTTGCGCTCCACGAGCGCGACCGTCTCCTCCTCGGACATCCCGGGGATGTACTCGGCGACGATCTCGGGGTTCAGCCGGCCGCTGATGTTCTCGCGGTAGAAGGCCCAGTCCACCTCGTGGCCGTGCTCGCGAAGGATCTCCGCCCACGCCGGGAAGTGGACCGAGTCTGTCTCGGCGATCGTCCCGTCGAGGTCGAAGAGCAGAGCCTTTATCCTGCGGGGGCTGCGGTCGGAGCCTCCCTGAATGGGTGTCATCGGCGGCTCCGGCGGCATCCGGTCTCGCTGGCCTGCGTTCTTGTCTGCATGGTCTGTTGCGTCTCTCCTTCCTGGCCCGGAGGTGTCCCTAGAGGTATCCGCCGTAGAGCACGGAGGTCAGGGCGCGGGTGATGATCAGGAGCGCCCCGATGTAGAGCAGGATAAACAGGTGGCCGCGCTCGGAGTTCTTTCTCAGGGGGCTCGTCTTCCACTCGCCCATCGCGAAGAGCAGGCCGATGGCGCACAGACCCCACACCCAGTAGAACACGACGTAGAGCGTGTAGTCTCCCTCGGGAGCCGGGTTGAACGACGCCCAGGTAAAGGCCGCCGTGACGAAGAGGGCGATCGCGACCGAGATCACGAACAAAGCCTTGTTCTTGCGCTTTCTCCGCCCCCACGCGAGCCAGTCCCTCACGGCCCCGACAAACCCGACCTTCTGCCGGACGACCTCCTCAAGGAGCGTCCCGTCCTCACCCTCGACTACGCGACCGTACTCCGGACGACGTGCG
It contains:
- a CDS encoding HAD family hydrolase produces the protein MTPIQGGSDRSPRRIKALLFDLDGTIAETDSVHFPAWAEILREHGHEVDWAFYRENISGRLNPEIVAEYIPGMSEEETVALVERKESHFRARVGGLEPTSGLVDLIRFASSRDIRSALVTNAPRANAVAVIEALGLGELFSPIVSADDVSAGKPSPEPYLEALARLGVLPEEALVFEDSRSGIASALAAGVPTVGVASTQEPEFLLAAGAFTTVADFTDPHLADLLRPEP
- a CDS encoding glycoside hydrolase family 31 protein, which gives rise to MPENVTDPIGKGTYSPVGDATLTDHDGRTLRFKAGATTVEVTALAKDLFRVGAFPNSRPPSYASEAVFRTEWPEVPARMESVEGGFTLATEEATVHVETSPLRVSFIRPDGETFCADDKSRGMGAYTTPGADVFTKPFGEAVRLNKRRAADERTFGCGQRSGAFEKSNTRQTFYNVDPPEGQLPSYDNLYSSTPFTITLQGGRAHGLFFDNPRHTVFDLGKEDPEVNSYESRGGDIVYYVFTGPSPREVIQSYTELTGRTPMPPLWSLGNQQCRWSYETADEVRRIAKEMRERNIPCDVIYLDIDYMDGYRVFTWDPEAFPEPEKLLSELRESGFEVVAIVDPGVKVDEDYPVYTEGRERGYFVQSAVNTEYHNVVWPGLCAFPDFASEDVRKWWGENHRGMIESGISGIWCDMNEPSLFVPHQSTMPESAVHASGPESVRHGDLHNTYGQLMAKAVREGLLDIQPDKRPFVISRAGYAGLQRHAMQWMGDNSSWWEHLHLSMPQLMNVGLSGVANTGVDIGGFFGDTDGELLARWTEFGVFQPFCRNHSAKGTVSQEPWAFGEPYESVCRAMLSLRMRLLPYLYTLFEESHRTGAPILRPLLYEYPEDERTYNADDEFLFGSSVLVAPITRPGINHRSVYLPEGRWFHYWSGEVLDGGRPVLADAPLGQPPVYLKEGHALPLGPVRMNTKESPDAPLTYMVHASGTADFRAETHLYEDAGDGFAYRDRGEYARRSLTTQAASGELVFNLGEREGAYVPARETVLVEVRGLAGAPAAVEVDGSEADSSFEEGVLRLSLPESAEEKTVRIRLRR
- a CDS encoding MFS transporter encodes the protein MRWARFAVLSIFFLNGFGFASWVVRIPAVQESVGVGAGALGLALLGLAGGALFAMPTVGALISRFGSRPVTVGTLFLFAALLALPTLAGGLAPLFLALLVVGVSAGGLDVSMNAHAVAVEKRYERPIMSSFHGFFSLGGLFGAVTGGVVAELGVGPTAHLAGVAAITALAGVFIVRHMLPASEDRGTREEGAEPTPTFVRPTRALLGLGMISFCVLVGEGAMADWSAVYLSGTLGTGPGFAAAGYAVFSLAMTVARFTGDRVTARVGAKRIVRGGASLAAVGLAAGLLAGNPYLALLGFGCAGLGFAVIFPIALSAAGHARDLPPGPALAAVATAGYFGFLVGPPTIGFAAEIVGLGGALFIVVALSATVSLLAGTVEKSGKKKPASEAAA